The following coding sequences are from one Rhineura floridana isolate rRhiFlo1 chromosome 2, rRhiFlo1.hap2, whole genome shotgun sequence window:
- the TCP11L1 gene encoding T-complex protein 11-like protein 1, whose translation MSQDPDRPGTSEGKSGESKDNQQDNLDNSEQSVRKKIRQNTPSPSRDNTPQASPPQFVSVEELMETAKGVTNMVLAHEIVVNGDFQIKPAELPENSLERRVRDIVHKAFWDCLETQLKEGPPSYDHAVKLVGEIKETLLSFLLPGHTRLRNQITEALDLELIKQEAENGALDISKLAEFIIGMMGTLCAPARDEEIKKLKDIHEIVPLFRAIFSVLDLMKMDMANFAVTSIRPHLMQQSVEYERKKFQELYEKQPNSLDFVTEWLQEAMDDLRSRVVPAIDDGVTSTSKAPVLCPVAVQNHAYLKLLKWDHQQKPFPETVLMDQSRFQEMQLELDQLILTGAILLVTYNAAGTALSGLPAFTTNLKMVIRVLLTGLHLPSSSLSEALAVISEKICAEVNSCLSQHGFTPFTLEKETELKGQIQAVANPDNTICKLIDTRIQSFLESYLASGHQKSFPVIPGGLGPIQKELEEMAVKYVRLVDYNRLVFSPYYDAVLSKVLNKESS comes from the exons CTAGCCCTCCTCAGTTTGTGTCAGTGGAGGAGTTGATGGAAACAGCAAAGGGTGTTACTAACATGGTGTTAGCCCATGAGATTGTTGTCAATGGAGACTTCCAAATTAAGCCAGCTGAATTGCCAGAAAACAG CCTTGAAAGAAGAGTAAGGGATATTGTCCACAAAGCTTTTTGGGATTGCTTGGAAACCCAGTTGAAAGAAGGTCCACCATCATATGATCATGCAGTTAAACTTGTTGGAGAGATCAAAGAG ActcttttgtcttttttgctgcctGGCCATACTAGATTAAGAAATCAGATTACTGAAGCACTAGATCTGGAGCTGATAAAACAGGAGGCAGAGAATGGTGCCCTTGACATTTCTAAGCTGGCCGAGTTCATCATTGGCATGATGGGAACCCTCTGTGCTCCAGCTAGAGATGAGGAAATTAAGAAGCTGAAAGACATTCATGAAATTGTTCCCCTTTTCAG GGCAATTTTTTCTGTGTTGGACTTGAtgaaaatggacatggctaaTTTTGCTGTCACTAGCATAAGGCCACATTTAATGCAGCAGTCAGTTGAATATGAAAGGAAGAAGTTTCAGGAACTGTATGAGAAACAGCCAA ATTCTTTAGATTTTGTCACGGAATGGCTGCAAGAAGCTATGGATGACCTGAGATCCAGAGTTGTACCTGCTATTGATGATGGTGTCACATCTACCAGTAAAGCTCCTGTGCTCTGCCCTGTTGCTGTGCAGAATCATGCATACCTGAAACTCCTCAAGTGGGATCATCAGCAAAAGCCTTTTCCAGAG ACTGTGCTAATGGACCAAAGCCGTTTCCAGGAAATGCAGTTGGAATTGGACCAGCTTATTTTAACTGGGGCGATTCTTCTGGTGACATACAATGCTGCAGGCACAGCACTTTCAGGTTTGCCAGCCTTTACCACCAATCTCAAAATGGTTATCCGGGTACTGCTGACAGGTCTGCATCTTCC GTCCTCCAGCTTGAGTGAAGCTTTGGCTGTCATAAGTGAAAAGATCTGTGCTGAAGTTAATAGTTGCCTTTCCCAACATGGATTCACACCTTTCACACTTGAAAAAGAGACTGAGCTTAAGGGACAAATCCAAGCTGTGGCCAATCCTGATAACACCATATGCAAACTGATAG ATACAAGAATCCAGTCATTTTTGGAGAGCTACCTTGCTTCTGGACATCAAAAATCCTTTCCTGTTATTCCTGGTGGATTAGGTCCTATTCAGAAAGAGCTGGAGGAAATGGCTGTCAAGTATGTTCGCCTTGTTGACTACAATAGGCTGGTCTTCAGTCCTTACTACGATGCAGTTCTCAGCAAAGTCCTGAATAAAGAATCATCCTAG